The Gemmata palustris genome includes a region encoding these proteins:
- a CDS encoding ankyrin repeat domain-containing protein: MQAALVNSPALINAAEQETGNTPLHIAARHNLPGITGLLLRQNADPNRTNREGATPFDYLIASQSYHIEKTLSELLCTFREVIGGWRKLWGRE; the protein is encoded by the coding sequence GTGCAAGCCGCTCTTGTAAACAGCCCGGCTCTTATCAATGCGGCCGAACAAGAAACCGGCAACACACCACTCCACATTGCGGCACGGCACAACCTTCCTGGGATCACTGGCTTATTACTGCGACAGAATGCCGATCCCAATCGAACCAACCGAGAAGGGGCGACCCCATTTGACTACCTGATCGCCAGCCAAAGCTATCACATTGAAAAAACGCTGTCGGAATTACTCTGTACTTTCCGCGAAGTTATAGGCGGTTGGCGTAAGTTGTGGGGTCGGGAGTAG
- a CDS encoding tetratricopeptide repeat protein, whose amino-acid sequence MDGRKCLKWFTYGCVLAGAVGCNRNNVQPSPFGQMPNTNGAAATLPTPSSGKSMWGGGGSSAAPTVPVEVTPAVSNKPASADALVAISDVRLDAAFDEKTVPGSKEGLLDLAREGYQKALKQEPKNKNAMLGIARFYAKIGEKERAIEAYKKYLTLYPNDANVAHEIAITHARWKDWTGACAWCDFTLKIDPENRNVKKTNGFCLARAGKWDEAFAMLCQIMPEAQARHNLAGLLDHMGQADASKMQLQLAVKADPNYAPARDFLAELDQPRTATADPNGLRQAGEFQPAP is encoded by the coding sequence ATGGACGGCCGAAAGTGTCTGAAATGGTTCACATACGGCTGCGTGCTCGCGGGCGCGGTCGGGTGCAACCGGAACAACGTGCAGCCGAGCCCGTTCGGGCAGATGCCGAACACCAACGGCGCAGCGGCCACGCTCCCGACCCCCTCTAGCGGCAAATCCATGTGGGGCGGGGGCGGCTCCAGTGCCGCGCCCACGGTCCCGGTCGAAGTCACGCCCGCCGTTTCCAACAAGCCGGCGTCCGCAGACGCGCTGGTCGCGATCTCGGACGTGCGCCTCGACGCGGCGTTCGACGAGAAGACCGTGCCCGGGAGCAAGGAGGGGCTGCTCGACCTGGCCCGCGAGGGGTACCAGAAGGCGCTGAAGCAGGAACCGAAGAACAAGAACGCGATGCTCGGCATCGCCCGGTTCTACGCCAAAATTGGCGAGAAGGAACGGGCGATCGAGGCGTACAAGAAGTACCTGACGCTCTACCCGAACGACGCGAACGTGGCCCACGAGATCGCGATCACCCACGCGCGCTGGAAGGACTGGACCGGCGCGTGCGCGTGGTGCGACTTCACGCTGAAGATCGACCCGGAGAACCGCAACGTCAAGAAAACGAACGGGTTCTGTCTGGCCCGCGCCGGGAAGTGGGACGAGGCGTTCGCGATGCTGTGCCAGATCATGCCGGAAGCCCAAGCCCGGCACAACCTCGCGGGGCTGCTCGACCACATGGGCCAAGCGGACGCGAGCAAGATGCAGTTGCAACTCGCGGTGAAGGCCGACCCGAACTATGCCCCGGCCCGAGACTTCCTCGCCGAACTCGACCAACCGCGCACCGCCACCGCGGACCCGAACGGCTTACGACAGGCCGGCGAGTTCCAGCCCGCTCCGTGA
- a CDS encoding ATPase — MSLSRQAMADWDGNPAPEAPLLPESLKESGLTLGFICDMLLRTIYTRGVMVGRDLGQYLCLPFKVIREPLKFLKDEKLIQVDGGDLVGEVSYRFSLTDLGRDRAKAAMDQCAYVGPAPVPLEDYVEQCYRQTVTGLQCYPEALKAPFGHLVLKEEMFNNIGPAIISGRSVFIYGPPGNGKTAMARAIGDFMNTAGGSIYIPYAFVADNNIITVFDPSLHVIDDTATEFGDDSDATVRKLLSTGAVDQRWVRIRRPVIVTGGELNLQMLDLRYNAEAKFYQAPIHFKANGGVFLIDDFGRQLVSPKDLLNRWILPLEDRHDFLTVSSGKKFQVPFEQLIIFSTNLDPKALVDDAFLRRIRHKVGIQAPQRDVYDRIFASNCKRLGMNFDAAAVDFLYERYYTRGRVPRASDCRDLLETVQSICRYRRQPVHLTRDLMAEASASFIAEFT, encoded by the coding sequence ATGTCGTTGAGCCGGCAAGCGATGGCGGACTGGGACGGCAACCCGGCGCCCGAGGCCCCGCTGTTGCCGGAATCGCTCAAGGAGTCCGGGCTGACGCTCGGGTTCATCTGCGACATGCTGCTCCGCACGATCTACACGCGCGGGGTGATGGTCGGGCGCGACCTGGGCCAGTACCTGTGCCTGCCGTTCAAAGTGATCCGCGAGCCGCTCAAGTTCTTGAAGGACGAGAAGTTGATTCAGGTGGACGGGGGCGACCTCGTGGGCGAGGTGAGCTACCGGTTCAGTCTCACGGACCTCGGGCGCGACCGCGCGAAGGCCGCGATGGACCAGTGCGCCTACGTCGGCCCGGCCCCGGTGCCGCTCGAGGACTACGTCGAACAGTGCTACCGGCAGACCGTGACCGGGCTCCAGTGCTACCCGGAGGCGCTGAAGGCACCGTTCGGGCACCTCGTGCTCAAAGAGGAGATGTTCAACAACATCGGGCCGGCGATCATCAGCGGCCGGAGCGTGTTCATCTACGGCCCCCCGGGCAACGGGAAGACCGCGATGGCCCGCGCCATCGGCGACTTCATGAACACCGCGGGCGGCTCGATCTACATCCCCTATGCGTTCGTCGCGGACAACAACATCATCACGGTGTTCGACCCGTCGCTGCACGTCATCGACGACACCGCGACCGAGTTCGGCGACGACTCCGACGCGACCGTGCGCAAGCTGCTCTCGACCGGCGCGGTCGACCAGCGCTGGGTGCGCATCCGGCGCCCGGTCATCGTGACCGGCGGCGAGTTGAACCTGCAGATGCTCGACCTCCGGTACAACGCCGAGGCGAAGTTCTACCAGGCCCCGATCCACTTCAAGGCCAACGGGGGCGTGTTCCTGATCGACGACTTCGGGCGCCAACTCGTGAGCCCCAAGGACCTGTTGAACCGGTGGATCCTGCCCCTGGAAGACCGGCACGACTTCCTCACCGTGTCGAGCGGTAAAAAGTTCCAGGTGCCGTTCGAGCAGCTCATCATCTTCAGCACGAACCTGGACCCGAAGGCCCTGGTGGACGACGCCTTCCTCCGCCGCATCCGGCACAAGGTGGGCATCCAGGCCCCGCAGCGGGACGTGTACGACCGCATCTTCGCGTCGAACTGCAAGCGCCTGGGGATGAACTTCGATGCGGCCGCGGTGGACTTCTTGTACGAGCGATATTACACCCGCGGGCGCGTGCCGCGCGCGTCCGACTGCCGCGATTTGTTGGAAACGGTGCAGTCGATTTGCCGATACAGACGGCAACCCGTGCACCTCACGCGCGACCTGATGGCGGAGGCCTCGGCCAGTTTCATTGCCGAATTCACGTGA
- a CDS encoding type II secretion system F family protein has product MELFALLSADDIAPVLVFVAIMAGTFWVLSLISNRNSQAEERLERIGRPKSLVEIEMSQAESQGRFKGLKDAFNNLGGVMEPGTELEKNTIRIKLANAGFRSENAAGVYQGIRVVCLVTFLLPALFFFLLKDGFTVKSIEWTVGLAGIGFYFPQLALWHLRTSRQKEIFLTLPDALDLLVVCVESGLGLDAALRKVTDEMKGHAKTICEEFSLANLQLQMGRPRREVLHDLGVRTGVDDVRSLAAILIQADRFGSSIAQALRVQSDSMRTRRRQLAEEKAAKTAVQLIFPLVLFIFPAIFVVLVGPAAIQIQKNLLSKGG; this is encoded by the coding sequence GTGGAACTGTTCGCACTCCTGTCCGCCGACGACATAGCCCCGGTCCTCGTGTTCGTCGCTATTATGGCGGGCACGTTCTGGGTGCTCTCGCTGATCTCCAACCGCAACAGCCAGGCCGAGGAGCGCCTGGAGCGCATCGGCCGGCCCAAGTCGCTGGTCGAGATCGAAATGTCGCAGGCCGAGTCGCAGGGCCGGTTCAAGGGGCTCAAGGACGCGTTCAACAACCTCGGCGGGGTGATGGAGCCCGGGACCGAGCTGGAGAAGAACACGATCCGGATCAAACTGGCCAACGCCGGGTTCCGGAGCGAGAACGCGGCGGGCGTGTACCAGGGCATCCGCGTAGTTTGCCTAGTCACCTTCCTACTTCCCGCACTTTTCTTTTTCTTGCTCAAAGACGGCTTCACCGTGAAGTCGATTGAATGGACAGTGGGGCTCGCCGGGATCGGGTTCTACTTCCCGCAGCTCGCGCTCTGGCACCTGCGGACGAGCCGGCAGAAGGAGATCTTCCTCACCCTGCCGGACGCGCTCGACCTGTTGGTGGTGTGCGTCGAGTCCGGGCTCGGCCTGGACGCGGCCCTGCGGAAGGTGACCGACGAGATGAAGGGGCACGCGAAGACCATTTGCGAGGAGTTCTCGCTCGCGAACCTCCAGTTGCAGATGGGGCGCCCCCGGCGCGAGGTGCTCCACGACCTCGGCGTGCGCACCGGGGTCGACGACGTGCGCAGCCTGGCGGCGATCCTGATCCAGGCCGACCGGTTCGGTTCGAGTATCGCCCAGGCGCTCCGGGTGCAGTCCGATTCGATGCGGACCCGGCGGCGCCAGTTGGCCGAGGAGAAGGCGGCGAAGACGGCGGTGCAACTGATCTTCCCGCTGGTGCTGTTCATCTTCCCGGCGATCTTCGTGGTTCTGGTCGGCCCCGCGGCCATCCAGATCCAGAAGAACCTGTTGAGTAAGGGTGGTTAA
- a CDS encoding type II secretion system F family protein, with translation MNPILLPILIGGLVIAMVAMMYVALRRTDEGAAADRLDQLVGRNSRKDSSADMLLKQALQEVDRKTLMDKLMPEFFNLTKTFEQADCNIKPSALFGISLGLGVLGAALSIWLVNMYVLPLGAVLFFTLPWVWLYTKRSGRLKKFAGQLPDAMELVARALRAGHSLAAGMHVVAEEMPAPICKEFGRVYEEQNLGIPLEEALKGMCDRVPNLDLRFFVTSVAIQRQTGGDLAEILDRIGHVIRERFKILGQVKALTAEGRLSGIVLIAMPIGLFIMMLWMKPDYVQMLWKDPMGINMSIGAVVLMLIGSFAIKKIVDIKV, from the coding sequence ATGAACCCGATTTTGCTCCCGATTCTGATCGGCGGCCTGGTGATCGCGATGGTCGCCATGATGTACGTCGCGCTCCGCCGGACCGACGAGGGGGCGGCCGCGGACCGGCTCGACCAACTGGTCGGGCGGAACTCGCGGAAGGACTCCTCCGCCGACATGCTGCTCAAGCAGGCGCTCCAGGAGGTGGACCGCAAGACGCTGATGGACAAGCTGATGCCGGAGTTCTTCAACCTCACGAAGACCTTCGAGCAGGCCGACTGCAACATCAAGCCCAGTGCCCTGTTCGGGATCTCGCTCGGGCTCGGCGTCCTGGGCGCGGCCCTGAGCATCTGGCTCGTGAACATGTACGTGCTGCCCCTGGGCGCGGTCCTGTTCTTCACCCTCCCCTGGGTGTGGCTGTACACCAAGCGCTCCGGGCGCCTGAAGAAGTTCGCCGGCCAGTTGCCCGACGCGATGGAGCTCGTCGCCCGCGCGCTGCGGGCCGGGCACTCGCTGGCGGCCGGGATGCACGTGGTCGCCGAGGAAATGCCGGCCCCGATCTGCAAGGAATTCGGCCGGGTGTACGAGGAGCAGAACCTGGGCATCCCGCTGGAAGAGGCCCTCAAGGGGATGTGCGACCGGGTGCCGAACCTGGACCTCCGGTTCTTCGTGACCAGCGTCGCGATCCAGCGCCAGACCGGTGGCGACCTGGCCGAGATCCTGGACCGCATCGGGCACGTGATCCGCGAGCGGTTCAAGATCCTGGGCCAGGTGAAGGCGCTGACCGCGGAAGGGCGGCTCTCGGGCATCGTGCTCATCGCCATGCCGATCGGCCTGTTCATCATGATGTTGTGGATGAAGCCCGACTACGTGCAGATGCTCTGGAAGGACCCGATGGGCATCAACATGTCGATCGGGGCCGTCGTGCTCATGCTGATCGGCTCCTTCGCCATCAAGAAGATCGTGGACATCAAAGTCTGA
- a CDS encoding CpaF family protein produces MGGGPGGGKNFDELKRQIHSKLVERLDFTRVKDLSSEAMRRDIRRVIEHLCDTENPLLNRIEREKLIEEVLDETLGFGPLEILLKDPTVSDILVNGPHKCYVERRGKLEKTEVKFRDNDHLMQIIDRIVSKVGRRVDETSPMVDARLPDGSRVNAVIPPISLDGPSLSIRRFGANPLKLEDLLNYKAFTPEMAMLMEACIKARLNVLISGGTGCGKTTLLNTLSSFIPGDERVVTIEDAAELQLQQDHVVRLETRPPNIEGKGAVSTRDCVRNALRMRPERIIIGEVRGSEALDMLQAMNTGHGGSLATLHANTPREALTRLETMIMMGGFELPVKAMRQQISSAIDIIIQANRLQGGPRKITHITEVMNMEQDIIIMQEVFRYKQLGIDQNGRAYGQFEATGVRPSFINRLESKGVKLPSNMFAERVLMRD; encoded by the coding sequence ATGGGGGGCGGGCCCGGGGGCGGGAAGAACTTCGACGAGTTGAAGCGGCAGATCCACTCGAAGCTGGTCGAGCGGCTCGACTTCACCCGCGTGAAGGACCTGTCCAGCGAGGCGATGCGGCGCGACATCCGCCGCGTGATCGAGCACCTGTGCGACACCGAGAACCCGCTCCTCAACCGGATCGAGCGCGAGAAGCTGATCGAGGAGGTGCTCGACGAGACGCTCGGGTTCGGCCCGCTCGAGATCCTGCTCAAGGACCCGACGGTCAGCGACATCCTGGTGAACGGCCCGCACAAGTGCTACGTCGAGCGCCGCGGGAAGCTCGAGAAGACGGAAGTGAAGTTCCGCGACAACGACCACCTGATGCAGATCATCGACCGGATCGTGTCGAAGGTCGGGCGCCGCGTGGACGAAACGAGCCCGATGGTGGACGCGCGCCTGCCGGACGGGTCCCGCGTGAACGCGGTGATCCCGCCGATCTCACTGGACGGGCCGAGCCTCAGCATCCGGCGCTTCGGGGCCAACCCGCTGAAGCTCGAGGACCTGCTGAACTACAAGGCGTTCACGCCCGAAATGGCGATGCTCATGGAGGCGTGCATCAAGGCCCGGCTCAACGTGCTCATCAGCGGCGGGACCGGGTGCGGTAAGACGACGCTCCTGAACACGCTGTCGAGCTTCATCCCGGGCGACGAGCGGGTGGTGACGATCGAGGACGCGGCCGAACTGCAACTGCAACAGGACCACGTGGTGCGGCTCGAGACCCGGCCGCCGAACATCGAGGGCAAGGGGGCCGTGAGCACGCGCGACTGCGTGCGGAACGCCCTGCGCATGCGGCCCGAACGGATCATCATCGGCGAGGTCCGCGGGTCCGAGGCCCTGGACATGCTCCAGGCCATGAACACCGGTCACGGCGGGTCGCTGGCCACGCTCCACGCGAACACCCCGCGCGAGGCCCTCACGCGGTTGGAAACGATGATCATGATGGGCGGGTTCGAGCTCCCGGTGAAGGCGATGCGGCAGCAGATCAGCTCCGCCATCGACATCATCATCCAGGCGAACCGGCTCCAGGGCGGTCCCCGAAAGATCACCCACATCACGGAAGTGATGAACATGGAGCAGGACATCATCATCATGCAGGAAGTGTTCCGGTACAAGCAGCTCGGCATCGACCAGAACGGCCGCGCCTACGGCCAGTTCGAGGCGACCGGGGTCCGGCCCTCGTTCATCAACCGGCTCGAGTCGAAGGGCGTGAAGCTGCCCTCGAACATGTTCGCCGAGCGCGTCCTGATGCGCGACTAA
- a CDS encoding response regulator, giving the protein MQRVAIVDPNESTRESLRTLLLGVDFVWLEAECARYEYFFEVIQASTPDLVIVTLDADKNKALQMIGQLSVEHPKLPILTISHDHQALLQSLQKGAKYFLTHPVGLEDMLAALRRALGESGGSDSPTAGGSSSARQTGSSSMIAVLGSRGGVGTTTLAVNMAATLAADPTHSAALIDLDLTLGDADIALEVNGFENISIADLARNIERLDMNFLRRAMAKHEPTGLAILRHPLEIAEVGAIHEQHVERILNLLKISYTHLVLDLSKCLLPTDLMALRMADVIMLVAQLELSSLRNVVRLIHCLSGDEGLADKIRVVINRQGADSVEEGISPKKAEEVIGKPIFWQVPNDTKAVIGARVAGHPLVKHAPKSRVQQSIYGLTQALYGKPVGAPADAKGSKGGWGLFGKR; this is encoded by the coding sequence ATGCAACGCGTCGCGATCGTAGACCCGAACGAATCGACCCGCGAATCGCTCCGCACGCTGTTGCTCGGGGTCGATTTCGTGTGGCTCGAGGCCGAGTGCGCCCGCTACGAGTATTTTTTTGAAGTGATCCAGGCGTCCACGCCGGACCTCGTGATCGTCACCCTCGACGCGGACAAGAACAAAGCCCTGCAGATGATCGGCCAGCTCTCGGTGGAACACCCGAAGCTGCCCATCCTGACCATCAGCCACGACCACCAGGCCCTGCTCCAGTCGCTCCAAAAGGGGGCGAAGTACTTCCTGACGCACCCGGTCGGGCTCGAGGACATGCTCGCCGCGCTGCGGCGGGCGCTGGGCGAGAGCGGCGGGTCCGACTCGCCCACGGCGGGCGGCAGCTCGTCCGCCCGGCAGACCGGCTCGTCCTCGATGATCGCGGTCCTCGGGTCCCGCGGCGGCGTGGGCACCACGACCCTCGCGGTCAACATGGCCGCGACCCTGGCCGCCGACCCGACCCACTCGGCCGCCCTCATCGACCTCGACCTGACGCTCGGGGACGCCGACATCGCGCTGGAAGTGAACGGGTTCGAGAACATCAGCATCGCGGACCTGGCCCGGAACATCGAGCGCCTGGACATGAACTTCCTGCGCCGCGCGATGGCGAAGCACGAACCGACCGGGCTCGCGATCCTCCGGCACCCGCTCGAGATCGCCGAGGTCGGCGCGATCCACGAGCAGCACGTGGAGCGCATCCTCAACCTGCTGAAGATCAGCTACACGCACCTGGTGCTGGACCTGAGCAAGTGCCTGCTCCCGACGGACCTGATGGCGCTCCGCATGGCCGACGTCATCATGCTGGTCGCGCAACTGGAGCTGAGCAGCCTGCGGAACGTGGTGCGCCTGATCCACTGCTTGAGCGGCGACGAGGGCCTCGCGGACAAGATCCGCGTGGTCATCAACCGCCAGGGCGCGGACTCGGTCGAAGAGGGCATCAGCCCGAAGAAGGCCGAGGAAGTCATCGGCAAGCCGATCTTCTGGCAGGTGCCCAACGACACGAAGGCCGTGATCGGCGCCCGGGTCGCGGGGCACCCGCTCGTGAAGCACGCCCCGAAGAGCCGCGTGCAGCAGAGCATCTACGGCCTCACCCAGGCGCTCTACGGCAAACCGGTCGGCGCGCCGGCCGACGCGAAGGGCAGCAAGGGCGGGTGGGGCCTCTTCGGAAAGCGGTAA
- a CDS encoding type II and III secretion system protein family protein: MHRNRSTRRLLPWACILTLGLAAVTTGRAQPQPPDTKNPLPVTIDRTGAIIVPLGGLATFSPPELVVAPTDILVSNDLVLRVRLDPADPKKLLLTGLSAGVSQLTIVRKDLPPLKYDVIVQTDYALLRAIIKRTVPTASVDVQPGLNNSIVLSGYVTSPQDADTVARLANSAVGGANANVINAVQVGGVQQVEIDVVVASVDRNQLRSRGFDFAAPGRGSFGFSSLVSGLIGVQTGAGAIPTFSTDSNLQAAVVPNRFFGALRALRSEGVAKFLAEPRVVTQTGRPAFFRAGGQQAILSSTSGITGPGVTLVPFGTELEVVPIVYGNGSIWLDINPRITAVSQALGITVGGASSPGFTEQSVRSTVLLESGQTFAIGGLIQNSVGATSTKIPLLGDLPFSGTFFSRVDHTVRESELVILVTPRLVHPMDPCQTPKRLPGQETRTPDDYELFLENVLEVPRGQRKVWNGKCYNAPYKSDPTLGKYPCVGGACANPNGTFLPNNAASTLINPLSGSHQGGSMVPAPGGAAATAPAPMAPATLPPTSDVPAALPPIPAAAAPEPAPILPPVGGLPVPQ, translated from the coding sequence GCGCAACCACAACCGCCCGACACAAAGAACCCGCTCCCGGTCACGATCGATCGGACCGGCGCGATCATCGTTCCGCTCGGCGGCCTGGCGACGTTCTCGCCCCCCGAGTTGGTGGTGGCGCCGACCGACATCCTCGTGAGCAACGACTTGGTTCTCAGGGTGCGCCTCGATCCCGCGGACCCGAAGAAGCTGCTCCTGACCGGGCTCAGCGCGGGCGTGAGCCAACTGACCATCGTGCGCAAGGACCTGCCCCCGCTGAAGTACGACGTGATCGTGCAGACGGACTACGCCCTGCTCCGCGCGATCATCAAGCGGACCGTGCCGACCGCCAGCGTGGACGTGCAACCGGGCCTCAACAACTCGATCGTGCTGAGCGGGTACGTGACCAGCCCGCAGGACGCGGACACCGTGGCCCGGCTCGCGAACAGCGCGGTCGGCGGGGCCAACGCGAACGTCATCAACGCGGTCCAGGTCGGCGGCGTCCAGCAGGTAGAAATCGACGTCGTGGTCGCCTCGGTGGACCGCAACCAGCTCCGGAGCCGCGGGTTCGACTTCGCCGCCCCGGGGCGCGGGAGCTTCGGGTTCAGCAGCCTGGTGAGCGGGCTCATCGGCGTGCAGACCGGGGCCGGCGCGATCCCGACGTTCAGCACCGATTCGAACCTTCAAGCGGCCGTCGTGCCCAACCGGTTCTTCGGTGCCCTCCGCGCCCTGCGGAGCGAAGGGGTCGCGAAGTTCCTGGCCGAGCCCCGGGTCGTGACCCAGACCGGGCGCCCCGCGTTCTTCCGGGCCGGCGGGCAGCAGGCGATCCTCAGCAGCACCTCGGGCATCACCGGCCCCGGCGTGACCCTGGTGCCGTTCGGGACCGAACTCGAGGTGGTGCCGATCGTGTACGGGAACGGGTCGATCTGGCTGGACATCAACCCGCGCATCACCGCGGTGAGCCAGGCCCTCGGGATCACGGTCGGCGGGGCGAGCAGCCCGGGCTTCACGGAACAGAGCGTCCGGTCCACGGTGCTGCTCGAGTCGGGCCAGACGTTCGCCATCGGCGGGCTGATCCAGAACAGCGTGGGCGCCACGTCCACGAAGATCCCGCTCCTGGGCGACCTGCCGTTCTCGGGCACGTTCTTCAGCCGCGTGGACCACACGGTCCGCGAGAGCGAACTCGTGATCCTGGTGACCCCGCGGTTGGTCCACCCGATGGACCCGTGCCAGACCCCGAAGCGGCTCCCGGGACAAGAAACCCGCACGCCCGACGATTATGAACTATTCTTGGAAAACGTTCTGGAAGTGCCCCGCGGCCAGCGCAAGGTGTGGAACGGCAAGTGCTACAACGCCCCGTACAAGTCCGACCCGACCCTCGGCAAGTACCCGTGCGTCGGCGGCGCCTGTGCCAACCCGAACGGGACGTTCCTGCCGAATAACGCGGCCAGCACCCTGATTAACCCGCTGTCCGGCTCGCACCAGGGCGGCTCGATGGTTCCGGCCCCGGGCGGGGCGGCCGCAACCGCTCCCGCACCGATGGCCCCGGCGACCCTGCCGCCGACCTCGGACGTTCCGGCGGCCCTGCCGCCGATCCCCGCGGCGGCCGCCCCGGAACCGGCCCCGATCCTCCCGCCTGTGGGCGGACTTCCGGTCCCGCAATAA